A part of Perca fluviatilis chromosome 15, GENO_Pfluv_1.0, whole genome shotgun sequence genomic DNA contains:
- the tmub2 gene encoding transmembrane and ubiquitin-like domain-containing protein 2, whose amino-acid sequence MAVCALTMLDGMEDEVTAAGGVFLLVLALVFAWLSTHVADRGDHILGTILTVGAHASLIGLGGHDSYSGGSSSADTPEQQAPPPSQENKPDDGEPGTERGEGEETGEGAEGVRTDLLLDIQSKQPQAGRVHTSDDEEEEEEMEEEEEDDDDDEEEELEEEDKKIIKHIPVLSSTICPITTITSSSTTTTAASISVRLKYLNDTEEVAVVEPEDTVGVLKSKYFSGREHQIKLIYQGQLLQDPKKTLLSLNITHNSVIHCHISQALHEAPAEEGGQSGPGAGVGSGVSGGFRAAGVAISTSSLVVPVFVVILAVVWYFRINYRQFFTTPATISLVGVTVFFSFLIFGMHSR is encoded by the exons ATGGCAGTGTGTGCACTGACCATGCTGGATGGGATGGAGGATGAGGTCACGGCAGCAGGCGGTGTGTTTCTCCTGGTCCTGGCCCTCGTCTTCGCTTGGCTTTCAACCCACGTGGCCGACCGGGGAGACCACATACTGGGCACCATCCTCACTGTGGGCGCCCATGCCTCTCTGATCGGACTGGGAGGTCACGACAGCTACAGTGGAGGCTCTTCTAGCGCCGACACTCCGGAACAGCAGGCTCCTCCGCCCTCTCAGGAGAACAAGCCGGATGATGGCGAGCCTGGGActgagaggggagagggggaggagactGGGGAGGGAGCTGAGGGGGTTCGGACCGATCTCCTGCTGGACATACAGAGCAAACAACCACAGGCTGGACGAGTGCATACGtcagatgatgaggaggaggaggaggagatggaggaggaggaggaggatgatgatgatgatgaggaggaagagctgGAGGAGGAAGATAAAAAGATTATAAAGCATATCCCAGTGTTGTCCAGCACCATCTGCCCCATCACCACCATCacttcttcttctactactactactgccgCTTCCATCTCTGTCCGTCTGAAGTATTTAAATGACACGGAGGAGGTAGCTGTTGTAGAACCAGAGGATACAGTGGGAGTACTGAAAAG TAAATACTTCTCAGGTCGGGAGCATCAAATAAAACTTATCTACCAAGGCCAGTTGCTGCAGGATCCCAAGAAGACTCTGTTATCCctaaacatcacacacaacagcGTGATCCACTGCCACATCTCCCAGGCCCTGCACGAGGCCCCTGCAGAGGAAGGGGGGCAGTCTGGGCCCGGAGCAGGAGTCGGCTCTGGGGTCTCTGGAGGATTCAGGGCTGCTGGTGTGGCCATCAGCACCAGCAGCCTGGTGGTGCCCGTGTTTGTGGTGATACTGGCCGTGGTGTGGTACTTCCGCATCAACTACAGGCAGTTCTTCACCACCCCTGCGACCATCTCCCTTGTGGGAGTCACTGTGTTCTTCAGCTTTCTGATATTTGGGATGCACAGCCGCTGA
- the hrob gene encoding homologous recombination OB-fold protein has translation MTAMTCRLTGLFSIGEDFDDEDLLGTDWAVRSASGPADVAAAVSSCTLRASSVAHREPEKNCLEQTGARSAAPCNGTASRSSTHTAAGQTVALGLRQPSSSSAQPRPPTLNNSQPHLASQQSHGNAGGPQKPSVAQDDFDDWDVDLADLDEFDGHMGPPRAPTPPAPAVNPAFSAKTLRPPTCGASQTQPNRTLRHLSTACQASGSSIHDLPPWSSSTPVLRSLNPRPACLPAPPQSPRVFPGLTAPSPAPSPISRTLNRPQRPWASPVPSPQARVLFETVSPASSSSPCVSSLSPYPLHTPVLTNRLVQLVSASNKLPKKRPRSEPHQLRTRRFPGPAGFLPQQPQGQSLDDIVVSVPQTPAHGAVARSPSQGSSSQTEEDEFSGGAWAAMKAEMGLDERNPSCFLHSYSVVMVLRKAALKQLARNKVPNMAVLLKSIIHTHADAKVVFKDPTGEIQGTVHRRLLEDRVEELKVGAVLLLKQVGVFSPSHRNHYLNVTPNNLLRIYAPDGVSLSSAQLPPLVLEPMLRPPARPPSALLREPVSRMQLMFDEEDDEGLEGGKCSEGGGDPKAPGHTRGGSSRGPREPSGNTAAQDSGWDADDDLDELLGELPEDTYSL, from the exons ATGACTGCGATG ACCTGCAGATTAACTGGCCTGTTCAGCATTGGCGAGGACTTTGATGATGAG gACCTGCTCGGGACAGACTGGGCTGTCCGCTCAGCGTCTGGACCAGCCGATGTGGCAGCTGCTGTGTCATCCTGCACGCTGCGGGCTTCCTCTGTTGCTCACAGAGAGCCGGAGAAAAACTGCCTTGAGCAAACTGGAGCGAGATCAGCCGCCCCGTGTAATGGCACAGCATCAAGGAGCAGCACGCACACTGCTGCTGGACAAACTGTTGCTCTGGGTTTGAGgcagccctcctcctcctctgctcagCCCCGCCCTCCCACACTGAATAACTCTCAGCCTCATTTGGCCTCGCAACAGAGTCACGGCAACGCCGGGGGGCCGCAGAAGCCCAGCGTGGCTCAGGATGACTTTGATGATTGGGACGTTGACCTGGCAGACCTGGATGAGTTTGACGGCCATATGGGGCCGCCTCGTGCTCCAACCCCACCTGCGCCCGCGGTCAATCCTGCATTTTCTGCCAAAACGCTGCGCCCCCCGACCTGTGGAGCAAGTCAGACACAACCTAATCGGACCCTGAGACACTTGAGCACTGCATGCCAGGCTTCTGGCTCATCTATTCATGACCTACCTCCTTGGAGCTCCTCCACTCCTGTTCTGCGATCCCTGAATCCCCGTCCTGCTTGCCTGCCAGCCCCTCCACAGAGTCCTCGTGTTTTCCCTGGCCTTACTGCGCCTTCTCCTGCCCCCAGCCCCATTTCCAGGACACTAAACAGGCCTCAGAGACCGTGGGCATCTCCTGTACCCTCCCCTCAGGCCCGCGTCCTTTTTGAGACGGTCTCCCCAgcgtcctcttcctccccctgtGTGAGCTCTCTGAGCCCTTATCCCCTTCACACGCCAGTCCTCACCAACCGCCTGGTCCAGTTGGTATCAGCCTCCAATAAGCTTCCTAAGAAGAGGCCTCGCTCTGAGCCTCACCAGCTCAGGACCCGGCGCTTCCCCGGCCCCGCTGGATTCCTACCACAGCAG ccacaGGGCCAGAGCCTGGACGACATCGTGGTTTCTGTTCCTCAGACTCCTGCTCATGGTGCTGTGGCCCGGTCACCAAGCCAG GGCTCCAGCTCGCAGACTGAAGAAGACGAGTTCAGCGGCGGTGCCTGGGCAGCGATGAAGGCAGAGATGGGATTGGATGAGAGGAACCCCTCATGCTTCCTGCACTCCTACAGTGTGGTCATGGTGCTCCGAAAG GCTGCACTGAAACAGCTGGCGAGAAACAAAGTGCCCAACATGGCCGTGCTCCTGAAGAGCATCATCCACACACACGCCGATGCCAAGGTCGTGTTTAAAGACCCAACAG GGGAGATTCAGGGAACAGTGCATCGGCGTCTCCTGGAGGACcgagtggaggagctgaaggtGGGAGCTGTACTCCTGCTCAAACAA GTGggtgttttttccccctcccaTCGTAACCATTACCTGAACGTGACGCCCAACAACCTGCTGAGGATCTACGCCCCCGATGGAGTCAGCCTGTCCTCCGCTCAGCTCCCCCCGCTCGTCCTG GAGCCGATGTTGCGGCCACCCGCTCGGCCGCCCTCCGCCCTCCTCCGGGAGCCCGTGTCCCGGATGCAGCTGATGTTCGACGAGGAGGATGACGAGGGACTGGAGGGGGGCAAATGCTCAGAGGGAGGCGGAGACCCTAAAGCCCCAGGACACACTAGAGGAGGCTCCAGCAGAGGCCCCAGAGAGCCTTCTGGGAACACCGCAGCACAGGACTCAGGCTGGGATGCAG
- the asb16 gene encoding LOW QUALITY PROTEIN: ankyrin repeat and SOCS box protein 16 (The sequence of the model RefSeq protein was modified relative to this genomic sequence to represent the inferred CDS: inserted 1 base in 1 codon) has product MSKDTFPFTSSSLRSLRLEQELQEWEDARQALAHRRAMTRAPLPRAPRPPPRQQRLQEVRAPPPQVRCRDTAVHNTFMWGDMKGVYAVLKDPAMVNALMETVHEEMLWAPEMGMWTLSSKVKQTSALRLAASRGHTGCVEELLFRGAEVNADPGGNTALHDACMGGHAACVQLLLSHGADPDLLAADGSAPLHLCTSAQSLQCAELLIDGGAEVSVRMRESRLTPLHVAARXGLEEHVELFLRHGADVSATNQEGETPLNAACSGAERPSEAGRYLRVIQKLLDAGADPRTAGRKQHTPLHNACANCSHRIVDVLLQHGAKADVTNCAGYTPMDCLLQVVEDYPGQQPEAVARSLLNHGAQPVSPKKLKQCVLSPATLEVMLNSYTSIPPCEWMDSLSTELYEEHRPFFDLVRQRSGQPRSLQHLCRCALRLRLGGRCFAAVSELDIPSSVRDYLLLCKDGTLQ; this is encoded by the exons ATGTCAAAGGACACATTTCCGTTCACTTCTTCCTCACTCCGCTCCCTGAGACTGGAGCAGGAGCTTCAGGAGTGGGAGGATGCTCGGCAAGCGTTGGCTCATAGGAGAGCCATGACAAGGGCCCCGCTGCCCCGGGCCCCCAGGCCTCCTCCCAGGCAGCAACGGCTCCAGGAGGTCCGGGCCCCTCCACCCCAGGTCCGGTGCAGAGACACGGCCGTGCACAACACCTTCATGTGGGGGGACATGAAAGGAGTGTATGCGGTGCTGAAGGACCCTGCGATGGTCAATGCCCTGATGGAGACGGTGCATGAGGAGATGCTGTGGGCTCCAGAGATGG GCATGTGGACGCTGAGCTCCAAGGTGAAGCAGACTTCAGCATTACGTCTGGCTGCCAGCAGAGGACACACAGGATGTGTGGAGGAGCTGCTGTTCCGTGGGGCTGAGGTGAACGccgatcctggaggtaacacgGCCCTCCATGATGCCTGTATGGGCGGCCACGCGGCTTGTGTCCAGCTGCTGCTCTCTCACGGAGCAGATCCTGACCTGCTGGCGGCAGATGGCAGCGCTCCTCTTCACCTCTGCACCTCCGCCCAGTCATTGCA GTGTGCTGAGTTGCTGATAGACGGAGGTGCAGAGGTCAGTGTGAGGATGAGGGAGTCGAGGCTCACACCTCTGCACGTGGCCGCCC GCGGCCTGGAGGAGCACGTGGAGCTCTTCCTCAGACACGGAGCAGATGTGTCAGCCACAAATCAAGAGGGGGAGACCCCTCTGAACGCTGCATGCTCCGGTGCCGAGAGGCCCTCTGAGGCCGGCCGCTACTTACGTGTGATTCAAAAGCTGCTGGATGCAGGAGCTGATCCCAGAACTGCAGGCAGGAAGCAGCACACCCCTCTGCACAATGCCTGTGCAAACTGCAGCCACCGAATTGTGGACGTCCTCCTGCAGCATGGAGCCAAGGCAGATGTTACCAACTGTGCAGGATACACACCAATGGACTGTCTGTTACAG GTGGTTGAAGATTACCCGGGCCAGCAACCGGAAGCTGTAGCACGGTCACTTCTGAACCATGGAGCTCAGCCTGTTTCACCAAAG AAGTTGAAGCAGTGTGTCCTCTCTCCTGCCACTCTGGAGGTGATGCTGAACTCGTACACATCCATCCCTCCCTGTGAGTGGATGGACTCTCTGTCCACTGAGCTGTATGAG GAGCACCGGCCGTTCTTCGACCTGGTGCGTCAGCGGAGCGGCCAGCCTCGCTCTCTGCAGCATCTCTGCCGATGTGCTTTACGCCTGCGCCTCGGAGGCCGATGTTTCGCAGCAGTCAGTGAACTAGACATTCCCAGCTCTGTGAGGGATTACCTGCTGCTGTGTAAGGACGGGACGCTCCAGTAA